Proteins co-encoded in one Microbacterium hydrocarbonoxydans genomic window:
- a CDS encoding LLM class flavin-dependent oxidoreductase, giving the protein MAMTPVQFGVDSFADAMTDLSGRVLSDAETLRRTVDQGVLAEEVGLDFFSVGEHYRSDMLDSAPPVILAAIAGKTSRILLGTSVTVLSTQDPVRVFHQYSTLDAVSGGRAELVVGRASTIDSFPLFGFDLTDYENLFEQNLKLWVKLMREHPVTWSGTTRATLEAQTLYPRVEGGSLPTWVGVGGSPDSVVRAARHGLPLMIAIIGGKPTRFAGHVELYYRALAQFGREQLPVGQHAIGHIAPTDEEAAEAFWPAWETTMTRAAGERGSRPPTLESYMHEVEEGALMIGSPETVAAKIADCVRALNLSRFDFKYALAPLPWEHGNRSIELYGREVVPRVREMLGDYAPAERVSTYAEADS; this is encoded by the coding sequence ATGGCGATGACGCCTGTGCAGTTCGGGGTCGACAGCTTCGCAGATGCGATGACCGATCTCTCCGGTCGGGTGCTCAGCGACGCCGAGACGCTGCGTCGCACCGTGGACCAGGGCGTCCTCGCCGAGGAAGTCGGACTCGACTTCTTCAGCGTAGGAGAGCACTACCGATCGGACATGCTCGACTCCGCTCCTCCCGTCATCCTCGCCGCCATCGCCGGGAAGACCTCTCGGATCCTCCTCGGCACGAGCGTGACCGTGCTGTCGACGCAGGACCCGGTTCGCGTGTTCCACCAGTACTCGACACTAGACGCGGTGTCGGGCGGACGAGCCGAGCTGGTCGTGGGCCGCGCCTCGACCATCGACTCGTTCCCGCTGTTCGGGTTCGACCTCACCGACTATGAGAACCTCTTCGAGCAGAACCTCAAACTCTGGGTCAAGCTCATGCGGGAGCATCCGGTCACGTGGTCGGGCACCACCCGAGCGACGCTCGAAGCGCAGACCCTCTATCCGCGTGTCGAGGGCGGCTCGCTGCCCACGTGGGTCGGCGTCGGCGGCAGCCCCGATTCGGTCGTCCGGGCCGCTCGTCACGGCCTTCCGCTCATGATCGCCATCATCGGGGGGAAGCCGACGCGATTCGCCGGACACGTCGAGCTGTACTACCGGGCCCTCGCGCAGTTCGGTCGCGAGCAGCTCCCGGTCGGACAACACGCCATCGGGCACATCGCGCCGACGGATGAAGAGGCCGCCGAGGCGTTCTGGCCCGCGTGGGAGACCACGATGACCCGCGCCGCCGGGGAGCGCGGATCGCGTCCGCCGACGCTCGAGTCATACATGCACGAGGTCGAAGAAGGAGCCTTGATGATCGGCTCACCCGAGACGGTTGCCGCGAAGATCGCCGACTGCGTGCGCGCGCTCAATCTCAGCCGGTTCGATTTCAAGTACGCCCTGGCCCCTCTCCCCTGGGAGCACGGCAACCGGTCGATAGAGCTGTACGGGCGCGAGGTCGTCCCTCGCGTGCGCGAGATGCTCGGCGACTACGCCCCGGCCGAGCGGGTGTCGACGTATGCGGAGGCCGACTCATGA
- a CDS encoding MerR family transcriptional regulator, translated as MAWSTRELAELAGTTLNAVRHYHRVGILDEPDRTSNGYKQYEVRHLTRLILIRRLRDMGVPLDRIEQASCPDSTEAALGAIDAELAENIDRLQRSRSEIGAILRGYANDGA; from the coding sequence ATGGCGTGGAGCACGCGAGAGCTCGCCGAGCTCGCCGGAACGACCCTGAACGCCGTTCGTCACTACCATCGCGTCGGAATCCTGGATGAGCCCGACCGCACGAGCAACGGGTACAAGCAGTACGAGGTGAGACATCTCACACGCCTGATCCTCATCCGCCGGCTCCGCGACATGGGCGTTCCGCTCGACCGGATCGAACAGGCCAGTTGCCCCGACTCGACTGAAGCCGCGCTCGGAGCGATAGATGCAGAGCTCGCGGAGAACATCGACCGGCTTCAGCGATCTCGGTCCGAGATCGGTGCGATTCTGCGTGGATACGCGAACGACGGTGCTTGA
- a CDS encoding MarR family transcriptional regulator produces MGAPRRSELPTSEQFAVWRSYIQTVEILRARVQTKLHADSRLSEGDYKVLLELSDAEGKSLRSSELAARMEWERSRVSGQLGRMEKRGLIRREPCVDDARGSHVTLTEEGARTFRASTLPHLQAVKTYFVDAFTDEQLARIDETTAALRAHLDLPPLPGPAERCGPGSEARS; encoded by the coding sequence ATGGGCGCACCTCGACGCAGTGAGCTTCCCACGAGCGAGCAGTTCGCCGTCTGGCGTTCCTACATCCAGACCGTCGAGATCCTGCGCGCTCGCGTGCAAACAAAGCTCCACGCCGATTCCCGGCTGTCCGAAGGCGACTACAAGGTGCTGCTCGAGCTCAGCGACGCCGAGGGGAAGTCACTCCGTTCGTCCGAGCTCGCTGCCCGCATGGAGTGGGAGCGCAGCCGCGTATCCGGTCAGCTCGGTCGCATGGAGAAGCGCGGGCTCATCCGACGTGAGCCGTGCGTCGACGATGCCCGCGGGTCGCACGTCACCCTGACCGAGGAGGGCGCTCGAACCTTCCGAGCGAGCACCCTCCCCCACTTGCAGGCCGTGAAGACCTATTTCGTCGATGCTTTCACCGACGAGCAGCTCGCCCGCATCGACGAGACCACCGCCGCGCTCCGCGCGCATCTCGATCTCCCGCCGCTGCCCGGCCCGGCCGAGCGATGCGGGCCTGGTTCGGAGGCGAGGAGTTGA